ACTATGATCACATTCAACTTTTAGAACGGacactgtaaatattttaacCTAGTGATTGGGGCCCTAAAGAGTTGATGAAAGAGTGGCGGAAAGGAAACTACGACTCTTGGCATCTCTTGATCAGGCGACCGGGGCAGTACACAGGGACGTGCCCTCCCGCCAGCGTGCAGTCTGGGAAGCTGATGTTGGGACACGGACTTCCAAGTAGAGCTCTGGAGGCTCGCGCGCCTGCGCGGGGACCTCTGGAGCATTCCAGGGCGGAAGGGTGCGCGTTTGAGTGTCCATGGCAACGCGACACTTCAGCCTTCTGGAAGCCTGGGCTACAGCTCCTGCTGTGTAAGATCCGTCCTGGTGGGAGGGacctgggctgggggcggggggctgatGGGGTTACAAGGGGGTGGGGGTCTTTGGAAACTGCTGGGAACATTTGCTCCAGGGATTGAGTTAAACTAAGAAAATCGCTCCAAGGCTCAGCACAAAAGGATCTTTTCATTCCTGCCCTTTCACCCACGTAGGGAACTATGCctttggaggtggtggtggaacTTCAGATCCGGGCGGTAAGAGAGATCGACGAACGTCCCCTCTTTGCCCCAAATCATACTCTTTCCTCGGGGTTCCTTCTCCCGGTCTTTTTCACCACTCCtcgccacacacacaccattaatTGAATCTCTGTCCCTAAGATTTTTTACATTGGTCTTTCTGGCTTTCTAACCTTTAATTCGGATCAGCCTCTTTCCactgccctcccttccccactccaAGCTAACTTCTGTGTTAGCTTTATGTGaaatttttctgttcatttaaaaCAACCTTGCATTAAGTCCCAAGAAGGGTTTTATTTTCTGGGATACAGATTTCTGAGAAGATTAAAAAGCCCCTCCTTTAAATAACCAGGGAAGATTTTACTCTCACAAAGCCCCATCATGTCCTGATAATTTGCCACCTCTATAAACCAGTCAAAATTTTTCTAAGCTACTTCCCCTACAGATAGTTCTGGCTTGCTAattccaaaaaggaaataaatcaatAACTGTTTAATAATTATCCACTGAATCCTGCTTAAGTGAGGTGCTCTGGCagagtgacttcatttttcctctttgggGCCAGTCATTCCTTATTGCGTTATTACCATTCCTTACTATCAAATAAGTCATTCTTTattatcaaattgccaacatccattggatcatagaaaaagcaagcgagttccagaaaaacatctactgctttattgattacgccaaagcctttgactgtgtagatgacaacaaacagtggaaaattcttcaagaggtggaaataccggaccactttacctgcctcctgagaaatctgtatgcaggtcaagaagcaacaattagaaccggacatggaacaacagactggttccaaattgggaaaggagtacgtcaagactgtatattgtcaccctgcttatttaacttctgtgcagagtacatcatgagaaatgctgggctggatgaaacacaagctggaatcaagattgccgggagaaatatcaataacctcagatatgcagataacaccacccttatggcagaaagtgaagaggaactaaaaagtctcttgatgaaagtgatagaggaaagtgaaaaacttggcttaaaactcaacattcagaaaactaagatcatggcatccggtcccatcattccatggcaaatagatggagaaacaatggaaacagtgagagactttcttttcttgggctccaaaatcactgcagatggtgtctgcagctatgaaattaaaagacacttgctctttggaagaaaagctatggtcaacctagacagcatattaaaaagcagagacattactttcctgataaaggtccatatactcaaagctatggtttttttagtagtcatgtgtggatgtgagagttggactataaagaaagctgagcaccaaagaattgatgcttttgaactgtgttggagaagactccttttttttttttttgaattacaaAGCTACTTTTAATACTTTGGGGTGAGCCCCACAGGAATAAAAAACACTGCGAAGGGGTAACCCTCTCACCCCCAGGAGTGGCCCAGGGGGAGAGAGGCTACCTGAGGGGTAGGAAGCACAAAAGGGACCCGCTGCAGACTCAGGGCAAAGGGAATGCCATCGGTGCTGGGACCTGTGAGCACTACAGGAGAAAACGCGAGCGTGATGGGACTGGCTCCAGGCACACAGGCCAAGGGCAAGAGGGTTGGACACGAAGCCACAAAGCTACTTGGGTTCCTCCTTCTTCTCGTTTGCCTTTTTCTGCTTCTGCTGCATGATCTCCGAGTCCCTCTGCTTGCGGGCGGCAGCAGAAAGCCCATCATCTCGGCACTTTCCCTTAACCGAGTcgctctgctttttcatattcttctggCGGGCGAGCTTGCGCTGGTTACCGCGGGTCATGGCGACGGCAACGGCTCCGGCCTGCCTCCGTCGCGTCCCCTCGTTCAGTACGACGTTACAGgcccctggagaagactcttgagagtcccttggactgcaaggagatccaatcagtccgtcctaaaggaaataagtcctgaatattcattagaaggactgatgctgaagctgaaactccaatactttggccacctgatatgaagaactgactcactggaaaagaccctgatgctgggaaagattgaagccaggaggagaaggggatgacagaggatgagatggttagatggcatcaccaactcgatggacatgagtttgagcaggctccgggagttcgtgatggatagggaagcctggcatgctgctgtccatggggttgaaaagagtcagacacgacgctTCCATTTTCCAATCCTGTAGTTGGTGACAGACTGTCATGTGGTTTTCCCTGAAAGCTATAAGGGACTATTCTACTGGATATGATTATAAGCCCAAGATCAACAGTTTACAACCATGGAaaatctggttcagttcagttcagtcgctcagttgtgtccgactctttgcgaccccatgaaccacagcaggccaggcctccctgtccatcaccaactcccggagtttcacccaaacccatgtccattgagccggtaatgccgtccaaccatctcatcctctgtcgtccccttctcctcctgccctcaatctttcccagcatcagggtcttttcaaatgagtcagcttttcgcatcaggtggccaaagtattggagtttcagcttcaaaatcagtcctaccaatgaacacccaggactgatctccatgtAAGTGACAAGTGCTGTGATTTCCTCTTATGTGCCGCTCTGAAACAAAGATGGAAATTTCCTGGATTTGACCCACTCTGCTGACAGCAAATAGGACTGACTATATCAAGTGTGCTATATCAGTTGTGAATTCTCACAATTGTTCAGTAAGATGAAGGAATTCATGAGAAGTTGAGTGGTAAATCAGTCTTGCTCCTCATCAAggcaaaaaaattaagttttcatcTCACTTCATTCAACATTActggttaattttattttgacttttaaaaggaATTCATCAATGTACAGTTAATTAACAGTagaatcaggtttttttttttttttttttcctctgcagtaCTTAGTATACtcgccacctccccaccccccccaaaaaaatcaaatgaattgATCTGTGCTTTAAAAACCAGCAAACTCAGGCCCTGGCAATCAAGATAGGGAATTACAAAAAAATAATCAGGAATAAGGTGAGCCTAACTTTGACCTCCCATTATTCAGACCTGTGGATCCTgcaagaggaaatatttttttccaaatatctgGGCTGAAGATTGCTGCAGTTAAAGTATCTCTGTTAAGGCTAAAAATAGAAGAAACCACCTAGAGTGTCAGAGTTTGGCTGATTCAAGAAGTGAAGAGGTAGCTGTGTTCAGGATGTTGTGAGAATGCACATAATTTCTATATTGAAGAGTAGCTATTCCTTTTTCAGTGTTCCTCAAACACTGGAAAATTCACACTTCCACCCAGTCAGAACCTACCTGTCACAGCCATTCTCCAGATTCCTATATGTATGTCTATATGATAGATCAAATGCCATCAtcctatttttaaatatgaaataattggTTATTAAGATTATCTAAAGACATCAATTCCATAGGTAATTTAAATATTCACATTTTCAGGCATAGCAGCATTTAAAGCATACACCctcatcagtctttcccagtcaAGGAATAATAAGCAGAGTCCACCCTGTGTTTGGTGGTCTTTGGTTTTGTGAATTGGGGAGGCACCATGGATAAACTACTTTAATTGTGAGAGTCaatataaacagaaaatcttGGAGTTATACTTTATGCCTGGTATAGCAGTATGCTCTGCTTGATGAATTTCAAGTTAAATACTATTACCTAAAGTGTGCTTATATAGAGAAATGGAATTCCACATGAAAAGCTTTAATATACAAGGTCATCCGTGTGGTATATATTTGAAAGCTTATGCTCTTACATTGCAaagaagttatttctccatttttttacCTCAATAAAGAAGCATTATTCTTTATTCAGTAGAGATGGTAGGCAGCAGGGCCCATCTCCTTCCATGTTGGTCCACTGATAAAGTATGTGGTGATCCTGCCTCCAAGACTCAGTTCCTCTGACCTCCTCAGTGACTTCGCTTTTCTGTCCTGTCCTGTCATGCTATTTGCTGTCAACAGAATTAAGCCTGAGGCAGTAAGCCCATCTTTACTTTCTATGAGCACTGTTGATATGCCCACTTTTAAGTATTTCTTCTTCAGGTAAGTTCTTGGCTTGTTCTCTGAATGCAAGATAATATTAGGGTAGTGGGAAATACCTATTTAAAGATCTTCGAGGAGgtagaggaaaaggagagaaatataTGTACTGTAATCTCTCATTTCCACTACTCAATCTGTGAAGATGGAAGACACAAAACTAAAAAAGCTTGCCAAGAAAATCAGGATTAAGAAGAATTCTCCCCAACTATAGTAACATATTGTCAGAGAGTAAATTAGAAAAACCTATGTCATAGGCTCTTAAAATCTACCTCTGCTTCCCatgtggcgcagtggtaaagaatccgcctatccatgcaggggacgcaggtttgatccctgtgtcaggaagataccctggagtaggaaaaggcaacccactccagtattcttgcctgaagaatctcatggaccgaggagcctggtgagctacagcccatggggtcacaaagagtcagactcagctgAGTGATTAATGCTATGTCATAGActcttaaaatactgtttaaaatCTGCCTCAGGAAAAGGATAAGGATGTGGCTCATttgcatgtatatatttacagaatgaagttgctttccttttttcaaaGTTCAATTTACAGGTGATATCTTGACTTGCAGGATTACAAAATTTTCTGATGTCAAGTTTTAAGAAGCAGCAACATTATAATCACTCCAACTTggtttctttaaagttttcctgGAGCGATAAAGAGTTATTTAATAAGTATATaatagagggatttttttttttgctttctgtaatATGGCTGTGATCAGTAATGGTCACCACTGTGCTCTAGCCTAGCAAcccattgccattgccttctccaattaagaaGATAGGTCACTTGAAATCCCAAAAGGAAACCTGAAATGTCCTTAGAGGGGCAAACATGATGACTGCTGGTTTATGTCAGTATCATCACGGGTGGAAACCTTCAGATGTCCTGGTGCCACAGTGAAAGAGATGGTGTCACGGTTGGTTCCACAGTACAAAGAGGACCGGAGCAG
This is a stretch of genomic DNA from Bos javanicus breed banteng chromosome 8, ARS-OSU_banteng_1.0, whole genome shotgun sequence. It encodes these proteins:
- the LOC133252636 gene encoding small EDRK-rich factor 2-like encodes the protein MTRGNQRKLARQKNMKKQSDSVKGKCRDDGLSAAARKQRDSEIMQQKQKKANEKKEEPK